In the genome of Ferrovibrio terrae, the window CGGCGGAGGAGGCGGCCGTCGCAGCACAACGGCCTGCGCGTCATGCCGCAAGACATAGGTGAGATTGGAGTGGCCATCCCCGATCCTCTGCAGCTGGGACACCCCCTTCAGCAGATCCCGGGTCACGAGGAACTCGGAGATTCGTTCTTGTGTCTCGGAAGTCCAATCCCAGACCATCAGTTGGCCTGCAGAGCAATGAGGCGGTCGAGATAAGTCTGTGGCCAGAAGGTCTCATACTGACCTGCTGCCAACTGGCCATCGATACTGGCTGTACAGGCAGCTTCCATAATCATGGTGGGATGCCGCCCTCCAGCCGGCAGCTTCATGATGCCGAAGCGGTTCATTTCCAATACGCAGGTGTTGCCGACCGTGTCGGCAATATCGAGCCGCAATGACCTCTGCGTCATGTCGCGGTCAAAGCCTGCCTGCTGTTTGGTCGTGGCAATCGGACTGAGTAGCCCATCGCGCACAATATATCCGGCCGCGCCCCAGTCCCCCCTCGCCTGCCAAAGCCAGGCATTGACGATACGTGATGCATCAGGGGTATAGGCAATCAGCCATTTCCAGTGCTGCGGCATCGCCCACTGGCGCATACCCCAGGAATGGTCACGGTGAGCTACGTGATCCAGCACGATCTCGCGATCACCGAACCGCACAATTCCGCGTACCCAGCCGGTTTGCTCGAAGCGGTCGATGGCAAACCAAGACGGCAATCCATCTGGATTCTGGTGATAACTGAAAGGATCGTGCCGGCCGGTGAAATCGAAATTCAGCGTAAGCCGCTCACTGCGATAGGCAAGGTTCGCTGAATTCGAACCGGCCGGCTGGACAAGGCTCAATCCCTGGAGCGAAAACGCGTCAAAATCCATTTCTGCCGGGACTTCACCCTGAGCTAAATCCATCACAAGCGGCTCTGACCCTTCGCCCCAGATGACCACATTGAAACCGGCTTTTCCGTCGTCGGTCAGATAAAGATACGCCTGCAGGCCGACCCGCTGTTCCGGCACGACACATTGCCAGAACAGCGAATCACGCATGCGTTGACCAGGGGCGGCGCGATGCCGCAAATCATCGGTTGCCGTAATCTTGGCGGCCGGCATGCCGGTAATGTTGCGGATCATGGCCCGTCCAGATCAAAGTGGAGTGGCGTTCTGGCCTGCACGGCCACGGTCTGACTTGGAGAAGAATGTCTCGGTGCGAGACTCTACAGTCGGATTTCCGCCGCACAGAGCGTAGCCATAGAGACACTCGACTTTGAGCTGTTCGTCCAAGGTACGGCCGATCACCTCAAAAATGGTTTCCTTCGCCGATTCCACCGCGCGACGATCATTCCGCAGGATGCGCTGCGCCATGTCTTCTGCGGCCTGCATGAGCTGGTCATGCGGCACGACCTTAGAGACCAGATTGGCCGCGAGCGCCCGTTGAGCATTGATCGGTTCGCCGGTCAATTCCAATTCCAGGGCAATCCCGACGCCGCAGATATTCACCAGCCGGACAATCCCGCCGTCGGCCGGATGCATGCCACGCCGCAGCTCGAACGACCCAAATTGGGCGCGCTCGGAGGCGATACGGATATCGCAAGCCAGCGCCAGTTCCAGCCCCCCACCCAGCACCCAGCCATTGCAGGCTGCAATGATCGGCTTGTAAATGCGATGCAGCCCGCGCGTGATGCCACCGGCGAACCCATCAGGAAGCTTGTCGCGGCCAAGCGCCGGCCCGGCATCGGACCACTCCGGCACATGCGTCTTCAGGTCTGCACCTGCAGAGAATGCATCACCGGAACCGGTCAGGATGGCCACGCGAACCGCGTCGTCATCGCGAAAATCCTCCCAGACTTCGCGAAGCTGGACATGCACATCGATATCGATGGCGTTCTTCACCTCTGGCCGGTTCAAGGTGATATAGGCGATTTCGCCCTTCTTCTCGTACAAAACCTTCTTCGACATGTTTTCCTCCTGGTATTAACGTTGCGTGGATACGCTGAGCACGTCGGGCGCCGTCGCCCGGTGGAAGCCATTAAATGGCTCATTGTGTTGTGCAGGCTTTAGCTTCCACCACAGCCTGCGGGCGTTCGGGGCCCCGCCATCTATCCGGATACACGATCCAGTGATGAAGCTGGCTGCAGGCGACAGCAGATATACGATCGCCGCCGAAACTTCCGCCTCAGTGCCAAATCTCTGCATCGGAATCTCCGGCGCGACTTCATTACGCAAGAACTCGCGGTCCTTCGGCTCATAGGTGTCCAGTCCACTGGATGCGATGGCACCTGGTGCCACGCTATTCACCCGCACGCCGGCAGAGGCCCATTCGCAAGAAGCGCTCTCGGTGAGTGTGTGCATTCCACCCCGGGCGGCTGCGGAGTGGGCGAAATTTGGCCAGCCATTCCAGATATCAGCGATCATATTCACGATTGCACCGCCGTTGGCTTCCATCCAGCGATTGTAAACTTCGCGCATGAAAATGAAGCCGCCGGTCAGGTTATTACGCACCACCGCTTCGAAACCCTTCGTAGAGA includes:
- a CDS encoding enoyl-CoA hydratase/isomerase family protein gives rise to the protein MSKKVLYEKKGEIAYITLNRPEVKNAIDIDVHVQLREVWEDFRDDDAVRVAILTGSGDAFSAGADLKTHVPEWSDAGPALGRDKLPDGFAGGITRGLHRIYKPIIAACNGWVLGGGLELALACDIRIASERAQFGSFELRRGMHPADGGIVRLVNICGVGIALELELTGEPINAQRALAANLVSKVVPHDQLMQAAEDMAQRILRNDRRAVESAKETIFEVIGRTLDEQLKVECLYGYALCGGNPTVESRTETFFSKSDRGRAGQNATPL
- a CDS encoding SDR family oxidoreductase encodes the protein MQYGSVFQKGIFEGQVVIVTGGGSGIGRCTAHELAYLGATVAVVGRNAEKLEVVRREITDDGGRASAHICDIRDEAAVIAAVDSILQQHGRIDGLVNNAGGQYRAELRSISTKGFEAVVRNNLTGGFIFMREVYNRWMEANGGAIVNMIADIWNGWPNFAHSAAARGGMHTLTESASCEWASAGVRVNSVAPGAIASSGLDTYEPKDREFLRNEVAPEIPMQRFGTEAEVSAAIVYLLSPAASFITGSCIRIDGGAPNARRLWWKLKPAQHNEPFNGFHRATAPDVLSVSTQR
- a CDS encoding DUF7064 domain-containing protein, yielding MIRNITGMPAAKITATDDLRHRAAPGQRMRDSLFWQCVVPEQRVGLQAYLYLTDDGKAGFNVVIWGEGSEPLVMDLAQGEVPAEMDFDAFSLQGLSLVQPAGSNSANLAYRSERLTLNFDFTGRHDPFSYHQNPDGLPSWFAIDRFEQTGWVRGIVRFGDREIVLDHVAHRDHSWGMRQWAMPQHWKWLIAYTPDASRIVNAWLWQARGDWGAAGYIVRDGLLSPIATTKQQAGFDRDMTQRSLRLDIADTVGNTCVLEMNRFGIMKLPAGGRHPTMIMEAACTASIDGQLAAGQYETFWPQTYLDRLIALQAN